The genomic segment atgaaagatttgagaccagcaaagaagatacttggtatgaagattctcagagatagaaaagcaagtaaattgtacctaagttagaaggggtacattgagaaagttctttgcaggttcaatatgcagagtgctaagcctattagtacttctttagcagcccatttcaaactttcatcgcctttatctccacaatcagatgatgagattgagtacatgtcacttgtttcatactctagtgtagtggaatctctcatgtatgctatggtttgttcacgtccagatttatcatatacagtcagtgcagttagcagatacatgacgaatcccggtaaagaataTTGGAAAGCAGTTCGGTAGATTTTAatatacttacgaggtactactgatgtttgcttacagtttgaaagaactagagatggagtcattgggtatgttgatgctgattttgctaaaGACCTTGATAGAAAAAGATCTcttacaggttatgtctttacaatcggaggttgtgcaatcagttggaaagccactttggaaactacagtcgctttgtctaccactgaagctgagtacatggcgattactgaggcttgtaaagaagctatttggttgaaggggctttttagtgaactcaatgaagaccttcaaatcaatacagtattttgtgacagtcagagtgctatcttccttacaaaagattaaatgtttcatgagagaacaaaacacattgatgttcggtatcattttgttcgtgatattattgctcgtggtgatattgttgtgagcaaaattagtactcatgaaaatcctacagatatgatgactaagttaCTTCCTATAACCAGTTTGAGTATTGCTTAGACTtgattggtgttcattgttgaagttaaacccttaaggggttttatggaagaagtggaaaacttgttcgttgagagttcatgatgaagaacttgttcattgaaattcgtgtcaaggtggagattgttagaattaagtgactcgaatccttatttaaataaaatacaatagtaaaataaaataaaagaaaaattcctatagaactacacttgttttcttttattttagaataagattttttaaaccttattaaactccatctatttgatattgattagaataaggtgtttcaatcttactacactcctattagaatatggttttacaagcctataaataggcataattTACTAATCTTgcaattattcgaattcgacatagtgaattttcttctcctctacttGTGGTTTTTTCCAGAAAGGGTTTCTACGTAAAactctgtgtgttctttatttttattactatttttttgtgatatattatcattactgacattttatttttacaatcatatatatatagacaCACCGAATTATCTCTTCAAAAGGAAGTTTAGTTTATCATAGTATATTTAAAGCATGCAATCCGAAAAAAGTTACATGTGAAGACCTATTGTATATGTATAATATCAAATACCAAACGTGATCTTGAAATTTAACTTGGGATCATTTGCTTTTAGTTATACAAATCGTATTGGctgatttttatgaataaattatataGTATTATACTTTAATATAGAGAGGTCCAATCTTATTAActgcaaaagaaataaaaataataattacttaaGTCTATGAATTTGAAAGGTACGCATATATTAAATTAATCTATGATTATTTTACGGATGAAAATTAATTGGGTGCCCACGTttgaaaaaatgataataataataattttcattttaaattttttataatatgtaacataaattttttttaaataaatatatttatataaaaattattgtgtGGTGTATTAAGCGAAAATTTTTAATTACTGTGTATCTCatttaaatatgaattaaatagAGCTAactatttgaaattaaaaatacaacaaaTAATTATCCtccatataaaataataataatattagtatCCACTACCCATTTTAAAATCCGGAAAGAAGAGACAAGGCCTGTTAGGGGAACGGTGTCCCGTTTGGCTCGAGTAATACTAATTTATGATGGAAGCTTCTCTCAGCTCAGCTAATCAATAAACAAGATGATTGGAATTACAAGCCCTGTCTTTTGacttgtgttttttattttttatttttatctctctCTATTAATATCTCCATCAGTGTCCCAAAACCAATTTGCACAAAGTCTATGTTTCGGGGAAAAACTTAAGTAGCCACCATCACCTTTCACCCCCACAGTTTTGAAAGAAACTTTGTTGGTCTGGTTTTCCAATACCCAAAGATCATGGGAAGGGCTCCTTGTTGTGACAAGGCTAATGTGAAGAAAGGACCTTGGTCACCTGAAGAAGATGCTAAGCTGAAAGAGTATATACAGCAACATGGAACTGGAGGGAACTGGATTGCTCTCCCACAAAAAGCTGGTGAGCTTTTAAGGAACTCTAACTGATCCTATATTATCAATCTTTAAATTAGAAGGTCTTTTCTGTAGctgctgttttttttttatcttgattGTTTTTTTTAGGCCTTAAGAGATGTGGGAAAAGTTGCAGATTGAGATGGCTTAACTATCTCAGGCCTAATATTAAGCATGGAGAGTTCTCTGACGATGAAGATAGGATAATCTGCACTCTCTTTGCAAGCATTGGTAGCAGGTATTAATCACCCATTTTTTAGATAAAATTTGCTACTTTTAGATAAAATTTCTCCCATTTTTTGTCCATGCATGCCGTTTTTAGTTTCTCAAGTGTTCTAATGGAACTTAACTCATCATGAGCTGCAACAGGTGGTCAATTATAGCATCTCAGTTGCCAGGCAGGACTGATAATGATATCAAGAACTACTGGAACACGAAGCTAAAGAAGAAACTATTTGGCATGGTTCCCCAATCTCAAAGGAAACCTCATCAGATTCCCCATGCTAGCTTTTCATCTGTTCTACAATCATCTTCACCTTCATCCCCATCCCCATCATCACCATTACTCTACAATTGCAGCAACAACACCTACCACACACCAGCTAGATCTTTTTCATGCTTTGAAGCATCATATTCCTCAAGTTTCTCAAACAGCAGTGCTTCTTGTGTAAATGCTGCATCAGTTCTTCAACCGCAGGAGAGTTTATTGGGTCAAATCCAGCATTATCAACTGCATGATAATGGTGTCCAAATGTTTGGGGGGGAAGCTAGTTGTAGTTCTTCTGATGGGAGTTGCAGCAACCAAATCTGCCACAACAAAGAATTAGAGAATAGCAATGGTACTGTATATGATGGTGATCATCAACAATTTGGGATGTACAGTTATAATAATTTCTACAGTGAAGCTGCTGATGGAAGCCAGAAGCTGATGATGGCATTAAATGGGGATCATGGTACTGATGGATGGTCTGATCATCATAAGTCATCAAATGGATTGTTGGATGAAACTGAAACACCTTTAGATTATGGGATTGAGGGGATTAAGCAGCTAATCAGTACTACTAGTACTAGTAGTTGTAACagctttattttttatgaaagcAAAGCAGATGAAAATCTTTTGTACTATTGATCTGACTTTGACTGTGTAAAATCACATGGATTTGAAGGGTAAGGTGGAGGAAATGGGCTCAAGATTTTAcagatttagatttttttttggggTGTCCTTTTGGGAAATGATGTAATTTGCTAGCGGCCATAGATTTTGACTGCAATATTCagaaataaaacattaaatttcatGGAAACTAGAGAGAAGCCATCATATTTTCAAGGACCAAACTTAAAAAGTAAGCAAAACCAGTTCTTTAATCCaagttttaaattcatttttaatgattATGCATTGATTAACTTTGAAGCCAGTCAATCCCAATGGTTGGGGACTTTGGATCTTTGTGGATATTATCCCTTGTGTTCTAAAAATGACTTGATGTTAATCCTTATCTTAGTCTTCTCAAAATGAAGAAAAAGTCTGTCAATTTTATATCTTGcctaaaataagttaaaataggATGTTACACGTACTATTATATGACAGGCTACACCCCAATTTGTAAATTTAGTGCATGGTGTTTGAAAAAATAATGatttaagaaaattttcttttttatactTGGTCTCCATTGGGTTCTCTACGACTTGACTTACCTCAGATTTCCTTTACACCCACTTGCATACATCCAACAATCACTTGTATGcgcaaatataaattttaaattttaaattttaaattaacattctatttattactcatgaataaattaattgaaatttaatataatatatatttgaaaaagtaTGAATTTTTTACAGTGAGATATGTTACTAATTGTTTAACATCTATTTTGAGTGTCCATGTATTTAATTTAATGTTGAGGAATCGCAACGGGTCGGATAATTGTAATTTTTAGATTATCCGAATTCGGATTCACAACgtctaaaaatttcaatttaaattatcCAAGTATCATTagctaaatttgaattaaatatcaTTATCTGTCGGATATCCAAACctgtaaaaacatataaatttcatattttacaatCATATGTCGAATATTTGAATCcgcaaaaatttgaatttcgatctgtgaaataatataaaatgaaacaaaaaattaattttaaataaaatttaattataattaataatatataaatacaaatttaaaaaaagtgattaaataataatccaaacaaattaaatataataatttcacaacaatttaaatataccTAATAACTTAAACATAAGAATTCCAAACAACATAACAATCCGCAAAAtattccaaatttaaaaattctcaaTTATATGTTGGATATTTGAATCTGTAAAAAATCTGAATCTAAATCcgcaaaataatataaaatcaaacaaaaaaattaattttaaataaaattcattcataattaacaataaataaatgcaaattaacaaaaaataattgaataacaattcaaacaaattaaacataataatatcGAAACAATTTAAATATACTTAACACTTTAAAGATaataattccaaaaaaaaataaaagtcccATAACAATTCAAAATAGCTTaattacttagcccatgctaattgtatatattataatCTATTATAAAGTTAGTTACacgtttagggtttaaggttatgtactattattttaccaaaaatttaaGATGTACCATTAAAACAAAAATGTACATTACAATATCAAAATTgtttacatattattattaatctatCTTAATTATATAATTGTAATGGGCCATTTTTTCCCGGGCCCTAAACAGACTAaacaaataaaaagtaaaaataattaacagtccaAGTCTAAATGTTAGAGGCCCAATTTACAAAATATAAGCcccaacttaaaacccaaaataaaaaacctaAGCCTAATTAACAGGCCCACgatctaaacaaaattttcagtAAAAACCCTAACATCCAGCTGCGCCGCCGCTCTACGTGCCGCGTCAGTGTGCCCACCGCCCGAGGTCTGCCTCCCTTGCACCCGAATGGCAAGACCCATCCTCTGTTGACCTCGCCAAGGCCTgcaaaaaagaacaaagaaagaagacaGAGTAAAAAGGCAGAAATAGCAGAGAAATAGCAGAGAAATAGAAGCAAGTAGAAGCGAAAAACAAAACACAATATATTATATCATTCGGCTATACAAGCTAGGGATAATGTATCTTTGtttacatcaaaaattgaaggaaataaaaaaaataaaatcaaaaacaaaatacaaatatttaaaagtgattcattttttttattttttatttttttgtaagtaataaataaaaataaaggtcgCTTACCCGTCATTTGGTCTTCGCACCACTGTCGTTATCTCTTCCAGTCCGAAGGCCGTCGAATCCTTGGGGATTCGGCTAAGGCCGCGACAGAGAATGTTGAAAACTGAAAGTTTTTCTCCTTTTACTAGTAGATTGGCTTCGATTTTGGCAATTTCGACTTCAAATCGGAGTCCTACACTTTAAGACGAGTGAGAGAGGGTGTTTTGTTTTTTCCCAGCAACCGTGGACGGCGGAGTCGTTGCCGTAGACTAGCGGCCGTCATGACAATGACTCGCCGGAGACTGGTGGCCGTCGTGACAGTGACTCGCTGGAGCCAAGGCTAGATTCGGGGTTGTTGAGAGAAAAGAAGGGttagttatttttttagtttttttttaaatggggtttgaaatgtgttttctgAAAGATTTTTGACTTAAATAGGTGGTGAAAAATGATGCTGTTTTGGGTCGATTTCTAGatgtcaaaacgacgtcgttttgatgtGACCAGTGGCCTGACCCGATCCACCTTTGGGATCTGTGTGTTTTCGCGACAAATGGGTTATTTGGGGTCCCAATTCTTCtgcctttatttaatttttaatccagtcctatctatttttatatatttaaaaaatttaccatataatttcatttttgttttattttggtcccTCTGAGAAAAGGTGCGCATAAGGACAAGGGATATTTTCCCATTCAGTTCCTGTCCTTTTTAGCGTGTTATATATTAATCCTTACtagctttttttattatttagagtTTACCCCCCTAATTtcatttagattttaattaaatcttctttttatttaatttcaacttctttacaagctgtttatttatttatttattcatttattaccTTTTTTACCCTTAAAAACTAGATTAATTActcttttatttatgcattttttattattgtcattattattttattttatttttatttgttcttgttatataattatttcttttatttttgatattttcatgTCACGTTCGTTTATCTTTTTTATCAtgcattttccattttatttttactttaagttgccttatttattttatttttattatgattcgattattattattattactataattaCATTAGTATTATCATAATATTCccttatttattatatatcattctAATATTATACCCATATagcaattttatattatttcatcgTCGTTAAATCAtgcattatgtttaaataaaattggcAGTTTTTATGTTATAccccaaataagataaatacacattgttttaaatgttacattcattattatttaatgaaggaaattttaaaattaaggcaATGTCCCGTATTTAGAGATTCGagaagtcgtaccctaacttaggGGGTTCGACTCTCTCTTTAAACCTAGATAACCAGACatcccttttaaaattaaaacacatgagatttaaatagttattaaataaagAGTAAGCTTATCTTCAAGGATTCGAGATggtgtgtcctaacttacgggatacgaCCTTTTTGTTTCCTCGAGATAAGAAGGCCCTTTACACAcgttttgatttatttaagtaatttcaaaaatatcattatGTAGGATGGGATCGTGTTTTAAATtcccttcaaatttttaattttcgatacTAAGAtgtcaagtaatcaactaggcaCCAATTTTtaggcgtcacgagggtgctaatccttcctggtaactgactcccgaacccattttctaaattttgtagaCCAGagaaaaatcgttgttttagtaaatcaaccCTTTACTAAAATGATCTAATTACGAGGTGATTCGATCACAACtcataaaaaaagattggtggcgactctcattttcgttttcaaaaagtaagtcaatttaaaaaaaaagggtttcgataacttggcgactccactagggataAAATAAGAGAGttaagccacaagttgattacttttggtctttttgtcgaaaattgataatttggtttaaatttacgatcctttatTGCATTTCACCCTTCATGTTTTGATATCTCGGGTTGTATAGCTGTCTAGTATATCTGTTTTTtggttcaaaattttttttttgtgttttccgCATATTGCATTTGCATAACTGTTCAATTTTGCccttcttaagtgggagtgatAAACTATTCTTTCGTGAGGTCTTCATATCtatataggatagtggatcgtttttaggatacatccgtacctatgtcttcgtaagattttcatctccgtatagccatagggaaatgtattcccctgaactgaactcggttcGTATGAGCCTgtaatgggtgaggatcaaggaatctgTCGATttgggtacccttactttagaaccaaaccacatataatgAGCCCTAATAACCTATCCTAAGTAGAGCCAcaccaaacccctagtggtcacccgaataggtgctcTATTTATTATCTCTTGCTTGCTTTGAATTCTAGATTTGTATGAAATGTACTgacttattttgtttttgttgtgaTTGCATTgtattttcatcatagaaaagggtgttgattcacgtttagtgctaaatagagagcttgtcatgaaaaatgagtttcttgataaagtggaggataatgcggccaTCCGAATATGGTTTGAGAAGACACAACAAGAAAAAGGTGATAGTCTGACGGAGGGATACATGTCAGAATTATGAGATTTCACTCGCATCAATGTGACTCAAAATAATCTTTAAGAGTTAAAAGAGGTATGGGACCAATGGGATGACGAAACCAAGCAGCTATTCTACTGTAACTATGGTGATCTACCTTATTTACTCGATGTCAATGTGGATAAGCAGTTATTTCAAACTCTAACTCAATATTAGAATCTCGCCTATAGCTGCTTTacttttgggaaagtagatttggtgtctactgtggaggagtacacAACTTTGCTTCGTTGTCCGAGGATTCAAGTTGACAAAGCTTATTCTAGAGCCACCAACATCCCGACTTTCTTAAAGAAGCTAATAAGCATCACGGGGATAAGTGAGTAATGGGTCACAacccggatcaagcaaaaagaAGATAGTAAATGTATCgattggaaaagtttgcgagatttgatCTTGGCACATCCAGACACGAAGAAAAGGGTTGATGTCTTCGCCTTGAGTATCTACGGGTTAGTAATCTTCCTCAAAGCACCATGGAAATAGATGAGGCAGTTTCAGATCTATTTGATCGAATTGACAAAAGGGTCACGCTCGTCCCAATAATTTTGGCTGGAACTTTCAGATTTTTGAGTGCATGCTAGGGAGCGAGTGAATGAAGATTTATCGGATGTGAACAACTCTTGCTAGCTTATTTTAACGGCCACTTTTGGAAGTTGAAAAGGTCTATTATCGAGCATTCTTCGAGAACTACTCTCCACTGAACGAATTCGTAGCTGCGTTAAGGCGATACGACATTTCAGAGGAGAAATGGATGGCAATTCTTCTGAGTCTCCAAGACGAAGAcattgaatggaaagctccttaGATGATccttgtaataggccaatttatcCCAGGctcacaaaaaaaaacccaaaataataaaacagagTCCAAGTCtagtccaaaattatatcatttggcccgatcggaatgacccattacttgaaaaggttgaaggtccatctacaagcttgacacatatggaaatataatcttcaaggatatgcaatcttagatatgatatgcaatcttagaagatatgatatgcaatcttagaagatatgattttgtaatcttagagatttaatttgtagatatcctttaatcttagccgttgatgtaattaatcGGTAcagttggatttggggaggctcaactatgaatagatgcctctcccttcattgtaaaagacTTAAgttgggagtaataataattcttaatagtattcactcaaatttctgTCTCTCTTGAAttcttattttctgtggcttgttcttattttgttaatttgtgtataatttatttattgatttgtatattgttgatttcaaatctctttttcccttattattcattttcaaagtcattattttcaaatttgtttaacATTTTATGTAatacctcttacccgtattcatcGTTAAAACAAGGCGAGAAGTGTtatcaaacgatcaaattttttttttacaaaaattttgacatagtttcttttcataaatattcaattcCTCCTGCAAATTTTCGAAACACAATCTCAAGCAACATCGATATTTCAACCAAACACAATCATATGTTCTGACATGATTAATTCATCCATAACATCCTAAACTATATGAACAAAAGATTTAGGGAAATAATTCATCAATTATAGATACCAACATTTCAAACCAAactttattttatacatatatataagtttaaactACATTGcattaagtcatctatacatgccatttttcaaTAGTATTGATTGCAAAATACCCAAAAGTTGATGATGATAGTGAGGATGATGTTCTGACTCCGTCCAATTCTCGAGTTGATTAATATcgctataaaacaaaggaaaaataaagaggGGTAAGCTTACagcttagtaagtatgtatgtaatcgataaataaatttctaagataatatcatatattatatcatttctaTCACACATAAATCTATCATTTAGTTAACTTCCa from the Gossypium hirsutum isolate 1008001.06 chromosome D09, Gossypium_hirsutum_v2.1, whole genome shotgun sequence genome contains:
- the LOC107908753 gene encoding transcription factor RAX2 codes for the protein MGRAPCCDKANVKKGPWSPEEDAKLKEYIQQHGTGGNWIALPQKAGLKRCGKSCRLRWLNYLRPNIKHGEFSDDEDRIICTLFASIGSRWSIIASQLPGRTDNDIKNYWNTKLKKKLFGMVPQSQRKPHQIPHASFSSVLQSSSPSSPSPSSPLLYNCSNNTYHTPARSFSCFEASYSSSFSNSSASCVNAASVLQPQESLLGQIQHYQLHDNGVQMFGGEASCSSSDGSCSNQICHNKELENSNGTVYDGDHQQFGMYSYNNFYSEAADGSQKLMMALNGDHGTDGWSDHHKSSNGLLDETETPLDYGIEGIKQLISTTSTSSCNSFIFYESKADENLLYY